CGCCGCGAGCGCCGGCCGCACAGCTCTGGCGATCGCGCCCCACGCCCGGATGTCCCAACCGAGCCTCGACCATGCGACCGCGCTCGTTGCGCTAGAACGTCAGGATGTCCTGCCCGGTGAGATCAAGTGGAAAGCGTGAAAAGCGGCTGTTCGCCGTTGTGAGCTCTGGGTGGCTATGAGCCCTCCTTCTCCACCTTGTCGCCGGCCGCAGACAACACGTACCACTCGGCACCAAACGCCTTCACGCCCTGGCCGTTGGTGTCGCCAGCCTTGCTGTCAGCCGCGTAGTAGTACAGCGGGTGGCTGTGGTAGGTGACCTCGGTCTTGCCGTCGGTGCGGGTCGTGGTCGCAAGCAGGGCAGCGGACGCGCCGCTGCCGGCCTGCGGCCCCCCGCTGGTGGTGTACGGGGGCCAGGCGCTGGCGCAGGCGCCGTAGCACGAGGACGTGGTGCCCTTGTCCTTCTCGAACAGGTACAGCGTGCGACCGCTGCCATCGACGAGGATGGTCCCGAGCTTTGAGCTCTTGACGGCGACCGTCGCCCCGCCCGCCGCCGTCCCCGACGAACTGGCCGGTGCGCTCTTGCTCGGGCTGCTGTTCTTGCCGCCGCAACCGGCGGCGACGAGGGCGATGGCGAGCGACGCGGTGGCGAGGACGAGCAGTCGTCTCACGCGTGCGCCTCCTTCGAGCCTGCTTGAGGTTTGAGGTCGGACGTGGCCGTACAGCAGTTGAACCTGCGTCCACCGTCGGTGATTCCCGCCAATCGGGCCGGCACGGCGAGCCGCGATCGGGCAGCCACGGGTGGACTCCCCCGCCAGCATCCTGGCCACGATGCCCTCGGCCAGCAGGTCAGTGGCGGCAAGCACCTGGTAGGACTCCAGCGGCAACTCGTGGGCGTCCTCACCGACCAAGGCGACCCTGGCCGGCGGACCGGCACCCGCCGGCCGCCCAGGGTGACCATGCTCTGCTGGCTGCCATGCCGCATGGCCACCCGAGCCCGGTCGTGGCGGCCCTTGGACCGGTCAGCTCGCGGGGTCCAAGCGAGGTCAGCCCTTGAGTGCTCCGGCCATGAGACCACGCATGAAGAACCGGCCGAGCAGGAGATACACGAGGAGGGTCGGGATCGAGGCGAGCAGCGCCGCGGCCATCTGCTGGCTGTACGGAACCACCATGGACCCCGCGATGTTGTTGAGCCGCACCGTGGTCGGCCAGCTCGACGGCCCGGTCAGGAACACCGCGAACAGGAAGTCGTTCCACATCGAAGTGAACTGCCAGATCAGCGTCACCGCGAACGCGGGCGCCGAGTTGGGGAGGATCACCGACCGGTAGGTGCGCAGCAGCCCGGCACCGTCGACACGGGCGGCCTCGGTCAGCTCGTTCGGGATCGAGGCGTAGTAGTTGCGGAAGATCAGCGTGCAGATCGGGATGCCGTACACGACGTGAGCGAGCATGAGGCCTGGGATCCCGCCGATCAGGTGCGCCCTCGTCATGAGCTGCACCAGCGGGATCATCACCGCCTGGTAGGGGATGAACATGCCGAACAGGAACAGCATGTAGACGACGTCTGCGCCGGGGAAGCGCCACTTCGACAGCACGAAACCGTTCATCGAGCCGAGCACGGACGAGATGATGGCGCCGGGCACGGCGAGCTTGACGCTGTTCCACAGCGCCGGCGCCAGGGCGGTCCAGGCAGCCCTCCAGCCCTCGCCGGTCCACGCCGTCGGCAGGCTCCAGGCACGGCTGGGGTCGGCCTCCGAGAGCGGCTTGAAGCTCGTGACGACCAGCACGTAGATCGGAATCAGGAAAAGCACGACGAACACCAGCAGCAGCCCGAGCTTGGCGGCCTGGGGGGCGGCTCGGCGCGCCCGCGCGCCCGGCCGCGCTGGCCGCTCGAGCACGGTCGGCGACGGCGCCTGGGTGACCGTCGTCATGAGCGCCGCTCCGTGCGGACGCTGTAGACCAGGTAGGGCACGATGAACACGGCCACGGCGAGCAGCATGTACGTCGCGATCGCCGCGCCCTTGGCGAAGTCGTGGGCATCGAACACCATCTGCCACATGTAGACCGCCGGCACGTCGGTGATGATCTGCTTGCCGGACACCGCGACGATCAGGTCGAAGACCTTGAGAGAGATGTGGCCGAGGATGATGAGGGCGGCGAGCGTGACCGGCCGCAGCTGGGGGATGACGACCTTGCGGTAGACCTGCCACTCCGAGGCGCCGTCGACCCGCGCGGCCTCGCGCAGCTCCTCCGGCACGCCGCGCAGGCCGGCGAGGACGAGTGCCATCACGTACCCGGACATCTGCCAGATCGCCGGGATCGCCATCGCGCCCATGCCCCAGGTCGGGTTCTGCCACCAGTCGTTGGACAGGAAGCCAAGCCCGACATGGTCGAAAAGCAGGTTCAGTCCGGACGCCCGCTCCCCGGGCGCGGGGTTCATGAGCCAGCGCCACACGATACCGGTGGCGATGAAGGACACCGCCATCGGGAAGAGGTAGACCGCTCGGAACCCGCCCTCGCCCCGGAGCCCCTTGTCGAGCAGCAACGCGAGGATCCAGCCGAGCAGCATGGCGCCGCCGACGAACACGGCCGTGAAGAGGACTGCGTGCTGGACGGCGCCGTTCCACCGCTCCTCACCCCACAGCCCGGTGAGGTTCTCCAAGCCGACGAATCGCTGCGGGGAGATCACCGTGTGCCAACTGCTCAGGGCGACCTTGACGTTCCAGCCGATGAGCCCGTAGACGAAGACGCCGATCGCGACGATCGACGGCGACAACAGGATCAGGCCCGGAAGCCAGGTCCGTGCGCGGCGCACGCGTCTTCCTTCCTCGACCATGGCCGCAGGCCGCCGGCCCAAACAGGCCGGCGGCCCCACCGAGGTCGATCCTCAGACCAGAGGATCGCTCACGACGCGGAAATCCCCTTCGTCGCGGCGTCCACCAGCGCCTTCTGGAAGTTGGCGGTGTTCTTGTTCTTCAGGAACAGGCCGACCGCGGTGTCGATGTCGGTGTGCCATGCGTTGTTCGCGGTGACACCGTGCCACATCGACCCGGCGAGCTTGCTGTTCCTCCACTGCTCGAGCGCCCACGCCAGGTAGTCCTTGTACAGCGACGTGTCGGCATCGGTGCGGGCGGGGATCGAGCCCTTCTGCGGGTTGAACAGGTCCTGCCCCTCCTTGCTCGCGGCCTCCTTCAACCAGGCGACCGCGGCGTCACGGTGCGGGGCGTTCTTGGGCAGCGTGAAACTGTCGGACAGCCACATGTACACACCGTCGGTGCCGGGCGCGGCAGCCCAGTCGAAGTCCGTCTTGGGCGTCTTGCCGAGCTCCTTGAAGTACCCGGCGGCCCAGTCGCCCATGACATTGAACGCCGCCTTGCCGTCCACGACGTTCTTCGCCGCGAGCTGCCAGTCCGTGGAGGCCGCCTCGGCGTTGGCGTACGAGAGGATCGTGGCGAAGTCCTGCAGCGCCTGGGTGACCTTCGGGGAGCTCCAGTCGGCGCCCGACTTCCACAGCGCGTTGTAGGCGTCCAGGCCGAGGCGGCCGAGCAGCACGCTCTCCAGCAGGTGGTCGGCGGTCCACTGGGCGCCAAGCGAGATCGGGATCTTGTTGGTCTTGTCCTTGACCGTCTTGAGGTCGGCGATGAACTCCTCGATGGTCGCTGGCGGCTTGGAGATGCCAGCCTCCTTCAGCACCGCAGGGCTGTACCAGAGGATGTTGGACCGGTGGATGTTCACCGGCACCGAATAGATCTGTCCCTCGAAGGTGATCTGGTCGACGAGCTGCTGAGGGAACACGTCACGCAGCTTCTGCTCGTCATAGAGGAAGTTGACCGACTCGAGCTGGCCGGCCTTGATGTAGTCCAGCAGCTCGGCGCCGGCGTGGCCCTGGAAGGAGTCCGGCGGCTGGTTGGCCTGCAGCCGGCTGGCCAGCACCGCCTTGGCGTTGGTCCCGGAGCCGCCGGCGACGGCGGCGTTCACGAACTCGATCTGGGAGTTCTTCTTCTTGAAGTCGGCGATCATGGCCTCAAGGCCCTTTCCCTCGCCGCCGCCGGTCCACCACGAGAACACCTCGACCTTGCTGGCTCCAC
The sequence above is a segment of the Actinomycetes bacterium genome. Coding sequences within it:
- a CDS encoding ABC transporter substrate-binding protein — protein: MRLKRRGAASVALLAVVCLALAGCGGDKKATTAGGASKVEVFSWWTGGGEGKGLEAMIADFKKKNSQIEFVNAAVAGGSGTNAKAVLASRLQANQPPDSFQGHAGAELLDYIKAGQLESVNFLYDEQKLRDVFPQQLVDQITFEGQIYSVPVNIHRSNILWYSPAVLKEAGISKPPATIEEFIADLKTVKDKTNKIPISLGAQWTADHLLESVLLGRLGLDAYNALWKSGADWSSPKVTQALQDFATILSYANAEAASTDWQLAAKNVVDGKAAFNVMGDWAAGYFKELGKTPKTDFDWAAAPGTDGVYMWLSDSFTLPKNAPHRDAAVAWLKEAASKEGQDLFNPQKGSIPARTDADTSLYKDYLAWALEQWRNSKLAGSMWHGVTANNAWHTDIDTAVGLFLKNKNTANFQKALVDAATKGISAS
- a CDS encoding carbohydrate ABC transporter permease; amino-acid sequence: MTTVTQAPSPTVLERPARPGARARRAAPQAAKLGLLLVFVVLFLIPIYVLVVTSFKPLSEADPSRAWSLPTAWTGEGWRAAWTALAPALWNSVKLAVPGAIISSVLGSMNGFVLSKWRFPGADVVYMLFLFGMFIPYQAVMIPLVQLMTRAHLIGGIPGLMLAHVVYGIPICTLIFRNYYASIPNELTEAARVDGAGLLRTYRSVILPNSAPAFAVTLIWQFTSMWNDFLFAVFLTGPSSWPTTVRLNNIAGSMVVPYSQQMAAALLASIPTLLVYLLLGRFFMRGLMAGALKG
- a CDS encoding sugar ABC transporter permease, with protein sequence MRRARTWLPGLILLSPSIVAIGVFVYGLIGWNVKVALSSWHTVISPQRFVGLENLTGLWGEERWNGAVQHAVLFTAVFVGGAMLLGWILALLLDKGLRGEGGFRAVYLFPMAVSFIATGIVWRWLMNPAPGERASGLNLLFDHVGLGFLSNDWWQNPTWGMGAMAIPAIWQMSGYVMALVLAGLRGVPEELREAARVDGASEWQVYRKVVIPQLRPVTLAALIILGHISLKVFDLIVAVSGKQIITDVPAVYMWQMVFDAHDFAKGAAIATYMLLAVAVFIVPYLVYSVRTERRS